TGGTTGACACTACAATCCGAAAAGAAAAAAATGAAGATGCATAGAGGTAATTTGTTACTTATCGGGATTTCACATAAAACTGCGCCTGTTGAAATTCGAGAAAAATTTTCATTCAACGGCGATACTCTCATTTCAGTTTTATCCGACATCAAAGGTATGAGCGGTATATCTGAATGCGTCGCCCTTTCAACCTGCAACCGAACGGAGATTTACACCGTTGTCAGTGATTCGGCCGGAGAAGCCCGGAGAAAAATTGAACAGTATATCTTGCATGTAGCCGGCATAGACAAAAGTTTCCTCAGTTATTTTTATTGCCTGAACGGAACAGATGTGATCGAACACCTGTTCCAGGTCATATGTGGATTCGACTCCATGATTTTCGGTGAGTCCCAGATATTCGGACAGGTAAAATCCGCTTTCTCATCGGCGTGCAGTAATAATTGCACCGGCCCGATTATCAACCGTCTGTTTCATCAGGCATTTCAGGTAAGTAAACAGGTTAGAACCAACTGTAATTTTGGCAGCGAAGGGGCAATTTCAGCCAGCTCGGCTGCTGTTGATCTGGCCAAAAAAACCTATGGTTCTCTGCACAATCGGACTGTTCTTTTGGTGGGCGCCGGTAAAATAGGCAGGATGTGCGCAAGACTTCTGATAGATTCCGGTATTAAAAAGCTCAATCTGGCCAACAGAACCGCTGAACGTGCAGACGCCCTGGTGGAAGAACTGTCCGGAGAGGCTATACCATTTGAAAAAATGGATGAGATGTTCGGAAAAGTTGATATCATTATTACTTCCGCTTCTTCTTCAACTCCCCTGATAACAAAAAACCGGCTGAAAGAGAGTGTCGGTGATCGGAATGGCGCCATCCTCACCCTTATCGACCTCGGAGTTCCGAGGAATATTGACCCTGGAGTTGCCGCCATCGGGAACATCATTCTCTTTAATATTGATAATCTGAAAGATCTTGACCCGGGAAATTGCCATACAGAAAGTATTGAAAAAGAAAAAGCGCAAGAAATTATAAAACTCAATGCGGATGAGTATGATAAATGGCTCCGGGAACGAGAGATACTCCCTGAAATACTTACGCTCCGGGAAAAATGCGAAAATATTCGTACGGAGGAGCTTGAAAAAATAAAAAACAAAGTAAGCGCTGAGATTTATGATGCAGTTAATTTGGTAACCCGGCGAATTGTCAGAAAGATACTCCATAATCCAACGGTCACGCTCAGAGCTTCCGAGTCAGGAGAGATGAGAAAACGTCTTGTTGAGTCTCTTAACGAGCTTTTTACAGATACTCATGCACGTTCAACAAAGAAATCAAATCATGAAAGCTCATTAATTCCAGGTTCCATACATTTTCACCACCACGATAAGGTCGAGGTATCATAATGTTTTATGTTATGATCATACATGACGATGAAGATTTCGACAGCTCAACTGCATTGGTACTCGAGCATGCAGGGTCTGAAGAGCCGGTGAAATCTGATATCCCCGATGCCGATAAGAGCATTAAAAAGGCTGCCCGAGCTGGTGATACTCAATGTCATGTTTCCTGAACCATGTGCCGGCGCCAACTCTCTACTCTATCCCGTAGTGCTTCATCTTGTTAAACAGGGTAATGTTCAGAGCTATCATCTTCCCGAAGCGGTCCCAGGCGACAGCGCGCAGCCGGGCAAGAGATTGGGAAGCCACATTACTTACCTTTTGAATGCGACTCTACGTTAGTATAAGTGGCTGTAACATCGCCCATGTCGTTATAGCCAGTCTCTGGGGTAGATGTAAAGGAATATGGCTGTGTCAAACTCCTGGTGTCGTATTGGTTAGTCACACCATATATGATGCAGTTTTCTATCCTGGTATTGCTGTTTTGATCTACACCTGTGCTGTTTTTTCCAAAGCGGAAAAGATTGGTGCTATTAACAAAGGTGCAGTTGCGAAATGTGGTGTTTTGCGCATCTCTCAGGAATACGCCCACTATACCATTCTCGAATATGCAATTGACGAAACTGTTGTTTGCCTGGAAATGGTTGATGCCTTTATCCGCATCGTCCTCGTAGTCCTCCCTTAAATATATGCAGACAACCTGTTTATTGCCTACGCCACTGCAATTCGTAAATGTATTATCGGAGGCGCCGTCTCTGACCATAAAGACATTATTAAAGTAGTTGCCTTTTGCCGCATTATTGCCGTAGCAATTGATGAACTCGTTATGGTGGGCTCCATGCGCTGCGAAGAAGCACTCCTCAAAATTTATTGCCGTGCAGTTGATTATCTTATTGTTGTTGCTGGGTGGGTGGGGCTGTCCGGGCGGTACTCCGGTATGGTCCTTGATGCCGATGCCGTGGTTACCTTTGCTTGAAGCTACCTTGACCTCGGTGGTGCAGTTCCGGATCGTGTTTCCGGTAGCCCAGCTCATCACAATATAATAATCCATTTCGTATACGTCTGTACGCGTGCCGTAAACCCGGCAATTGTCTATCAGGCACGAATCGGACTCTGTTGTATAAATGCCGACGCCCCCGGCGTCAGTCACCTCGCAGTTGCGGATGGTTGATTGCTTGCACCGTTCGAGCTGAATACCACGCCCGGCGCTAGCTAAACCGCCGCATTCCCTTATTACGATGTTCTTCAGCGTGATATACTTGCCAGACACCACGGAAATGCAGTCCATGTACATGCTGAGTTCGATGTTCTTGAACGTGACGTAATTCTTCCCGCTTATCAAAATGCCCTGACCAGTCCGATCGCTGCCGTTTAGCACCGGCATGCCGCTGTATCCCTCGAAGACGATGGGCGCCGAGGAAGTGCCGCTGTTGGACACGACCACATGCTCATGACCATAATCGCCGCCTCTGATATAGACTGAATCGCCGGCCTGGGCTCGAGTAGCCGCATAGGCGATGTGCCGCCAGGCGGAGTCCGGCCGCGTCCCCGGCCAGGCGTCGTTGCCGGTAAGAGACACGTAATAGGCCGCGCTGCCTGCCGCCGAGGGCCAGACAAGGACGGACACGACGAGAAGGGCGAGAAGCGATAGACGAGAAACCAAACAGCACCGCATTTACTTCTCTTTCCTCTTCGAATAAGAACCAGTCTTCTTCATTGTAATTTTTCTTTTCACTTTTTAGAACTTTATCCGGTTCCCGGGGATATCAGTATCCTGCTTTATATTCCGCCGGAGGGATGTCACGCCTCATCGCCCAGTGAGCCGAGCGCCACATGAGATATTTGACTTCGGTCACCTGGAACGGCTGCGGCTCATGACCGAACAGGAGCGCCACCACACGTCCTTTTTCCTCTTCACGGCACCAGGCGGCGTTGTCGGTGCGCTTGTCCTGCTGTCCGGTGGATTTGTAGAGGAGGGTGACCCCGTTATCGGCCAGCTCCGCGCCGAAATTCTCGTCCAGCGGAATATCGAAATCCTTGAGTCCCCGGCTGATGGGGTGATCCTGGTTGATATCGTGGATTTTCACATGCTGCACAGGGCCGTGCATGAGCGGCTTTGCGATCCCGACCAGCTCCATGTATTTCTTTCTTTCCGGGTTCCATGTCGAGCAGTGCATGGAGAGCAGTCCCATGCCGCGCCGGACGTTGGCAACAATAGCATCCTCCTGCTCGTCGGTCATGAACGGCGCGCCCGCCGGTCTCTTCTCGATCACCCCTTCCGGAACGAATCCCAGCGAATCCGGCCCGGCATAGCGGGCGACCACGAACAGGTCGGCCTGTTTCAGCGCTGCAGGGGTCACAAACTGGCTGGACTGGGCGAAGAGGAGCCTCCAGCCGGCAGGCTCAAGTATCCTCCGCCAATGGGTCTCCTGGGCTACACCATTATGCCAGTAGTC
Above is a genomic segment from Candidatus Latescibacter sp. containing:
- the hemA gene encoding glutamyl-tRNA reductase; the protein is MHRGNLLLIGISHKTAPVEIREKFSFNGDTLISVLSDIKGMSGISECVALSTCNRTEIYTVVSDSAGEARRKIEQYILHVAGIDKSFLSYFYCLNGTDVIEHLFQVICGFDSMIFGESQIFGQVKSAFSSACSNNCTGPIINRLFHQAFQVSKQVRTNCNFGSEGAISASSAAVDLAKKTYGSLHNRTVLLVGAGKIGRMCARLLIDSGIKKLNLANRTAERADALVEELSGEAIPFEKMDEMFGKVDIIITSASSSTPLITKNRLKESVGDRNGAILTLIDLGVPRNIDPGVAAIGNIILFNIDNLKDLDPGNCHTESIEKEKAQEIIKLNADEYDKWLREREILPEILTLREKCENIRTEELEKIKNKVSAEIYDAVNLVTRRIVRKILHNPTVTLRASESGEMRKRLVESLNELFTDTHARSTKKSNHESSLIPGSIHFHHHDKVEVS
- a CDS encoding right-handed parallel beta-helix repeat-containing protein, which encodes MRCCLVSRLSLLALLVVSVLVWPSAAGSAAYYVSLTGNDAWPGTRPDSAWRHIAYAATRAQAGDSVYIRGGDYGHEHVVVSNSGTSSAPIVFEGYSGMPVLNGSDRTGQGILISGKNYVTFKNIELSMYMDCISVVSGKYITLKNIVIRECGGLASAGRGIQLERCKQSTIRNCEVTDAGGVGIYTTESDSCLIDNCRVYGTRTDVYEMDYYIVMSWATGNTIRNCTTEVKVASSKGNHGIGIKDHTGVPPGQPHPPSNNNKIINCTAINFEECFFAAHGAHHNEFINCYGNNAAKGNYFNNVFMVRDGASDNTFTNCSGVGNKQVVCIYLREDYEDDADKGINHFQANNSFVNCIFENGIVGVFLRDAQNTTFRNCTFVNSTNLFRFGKNSTGVDQNSNTRIENCIIYGVTNQYDTRSLTQPYSFTSTPETGYNDMGDVTATYTNVESHSKGK
- a CDS encoding ThuA domain-containing protein, whose translation is MHHPSRRTALKTGLTAFAAAGALTEDMFAAPKSSGETRALFLVGDYWHNGVAQETHWRRILEPAGWRLLFAQSSQFVTPAALKQADLFVVARYAGPDSLGFVPEGVIEKRPAGAPFMTDEQEDAIVANVRRGMGLLSMHCSTWNPERKKYMELVGIAKPLMHGPVQHVKIHDINQDHPISRGLKDFDIPLDENFGAELADNGVTLLYKSTGQQDKRTDNAAWCREEEKGRVVALLFGHEPQPFQVTEVKYLMWRSAHWAMRRDIPPAEYKAGY